One window of Methanobacterium alkalithermotolerans genomic DNA carries:
- a CDS encoding DegT/DnrJ/EryC1/StrS family aminotransferase, with protein sequence MFDLDSFQYQLDSISLDNDTDTGSLENIIYNRTGFNSPSNEVFVTRSDLPNLEEYLHYLFNIWENNWLTNDGQLVQLLEKRMMDYLGLDNFLAVSNGSSALQIAFKALDIKGRVITTPFTFAATTNTLIWEGLQPVFADIDPETFNLDPGEVEENITSDTSAILAVHTFGNPCDVDKLQKIAYENDLFLIYDGAHAFKVEYKGKPLLEYGDISTLSFHATKAFHTIEGGGLVPGDKLLSDKIRLLRNHGIASEEEVILPGINAKMNEFQASMGLCNLNHIDQNLKIRKILYECYKQNLEDLDLKFQKITASSYNHAYMPLCFEDEKTRNLVFNTLNNQGYHSRKYFYPLTVDYEYFQNKTVPLFHKNDLECARQISSTILCLPLYPTLSLDEMGDIINIIQRVLN encoded by the coding sequence TTGTTTGATTTAGATTCATTTCAATACCAGCTGGACAGTATCAGCCTGGATAACGATACAGACACCGGTTCACTGGAGAATATAATTTATAACCGCACCGGTTTTAATTCACCATCAAATGAGGTTTTTGTCACCCGGTCAGATTTACCCAATCTGGAGGAATACCTGCACTACCTTTTTAATATCTGGGAGAATAACTGGCTTACCAATGATGGGCAGCTGGTGCAATTACTGGAAAAGAGGATGATGGATTATCTGGGTTTGGATAATTTTTTAGCAGTATCCAATGGAAGTTCTGCCTTACAAATTGCTTTTAAGGCCCTGGATATCAAGGGACGTGTTATAACCACTCCTTTTACCTTTGCTGCCACCACCAATACCTTAATCTGGGAAGGTTTACAGCCAGTTTTTGCTGATATTGACCCAGAAACCTTTAATCTGGATCCAGGGGAGGTGGAAGAGAATATTACCTCAGACACCTCAGCCATATTGGCAGTGCATACCTTTGGCAATCCCTGTGATGTGGATAAACTCCAGAAAATCGCCTATGAAAATGACCTTTTTTTAATCTATGATGGAGCACATGCTTTTAAGGTGGAATATAAGGGAAAACCTCTTTTAGAATATGGTGATATTTCTACTTTGAGTTTCCATGCCACCAAGGCCTTCCATACCATTGAAGGTGGGGGTTTGGTGCCAGGGGATAAATTACTATCTGATAAGATAAGATTGCTTCGTAACCATGGTATTGCCTCAGAAGAGGAGGTTATTTTACCAGGAATAAATGCCAAGATGAATGAATTCCAGGCCAGTATGGGACTATGCAACCTGAATCATATAGACCAAAATCTGAAAATACGTAAAATCCTCTATGAGTGCTATAAGCAGAATCTGGAAGATCTGGATTTAAAGTTCCAGAAAATAACTGCATCTAGCTACAACCATGCTTATATGCCTCTATGCTTTGAGGATGAAAAAACCAGAAATCTGGTCTTTAATACTCTGAATAATCAGGGCTACCATAGCCGTAAGTATTTCTATCCCCTGACGGTGGATTATGAATACTTCCAAAATAAAACCGTGCCTTTATTCCATAAAAATGATTTAGAGTGTGCCCGGCAAATCTCCAGTACCATACTATGCCTGCCACTATACCCTACTCTGTCCCTGGATGAGATGGGTGATATTATAAATATTATTCAGAGGGTATTAAATTGA
- a CDS encoding ATP-grasp domain-containing protein: MKVAVTGVGGGVGQSILKALQPTSHEMVGIDGDLLATGLYGVSSAYQGYYANTDKFLPFLEKVCDQEKVEVLFPGLDAELPYLAGSKSWLEKKTGTQVVVSSPSVVDIADDKLLTYEFLEKNGFPALETYKVQDYDDQLDFPVVVKPCQGGARSVGKKVIKDPATLEEFKKIPQAQNYVVQEYSTGKEYTCGTLFLDDFIGAIIMTRQLRCGDTYKAFVVQDEKIQDYLQEVIQVLNPWGPCNVQLRLKDGVPYIFEFNARCSGTTASRALAGFNEPLMVCDYLQGENIVFNIKEMAILRYWSELTVSYNQIEEMKLNRYLENQKNHLGGN, encoded by the coding sequence ATGAAAGTAGCAGTAACTGGAGTAGGGGGAGGGGTGGGTCAAAGCATATTAAAGGCCCTCCAGCCCACTTCCCATGAAATGGTAGGTATAGATGGTGACTTACTGGCCACAGGACTATATGGGGTTTCAAGTGCTTATCAGGGCTATTATGCTAATACAGATAAATTTTTACCCTTTTTGGAGAAGGTATGTGACCAGGAAAAGGTGGAAGTATTGTTCCCAGGACTGGATGCGGAACTGCCTTACCTGGCCGGGAGTAAATCCTGGCTGGAGAAAAAAACCGGTACCCAGGTGGTGGTAAGTAGCCCTTCGGTGGTTGATATTGCTGATGATAAGCTCTTAACCTATGAATTTCTGGAAAAAAATGGTTTCCCTGCCCTGGAAACCTATAAGGTCCAGGACTATGATGATCAGCTGGACTTTCCAGTGGTGGTAAAACCCTGTCAGGGAGGGGCCCGTTCTGTAGGTAAAAAAGTCATAAAAGACCCGGCCACTCTGGAAGAATTTAAAAAAATCCCCCAAGCTCAAAACTACGTAGTACAGGAATATTCAACTGGTAAAGAGTACACCTGCGGCACCCTATTTCTGGATGATTTTATAGGGGCCATAATCATGACCCGCCAGTTAAGATGCGGTGATACCTACAAGGCCTTTGTGGTGCAGGATGAGAAAATCCAGGACTATCTCCAGGAGGTTATTCAAGTTTTAAATCCCTGGGGACCATGCAATGTACAGTTAAGATTAAAAGACGGTGTTCCTTACATTTTTGAATTTAATGCACGATGTTCCGGGACCACCGCCAGCCGGGCTCTGGCTGGATTTAATGAACCTTTAATGGTATGTGACTACCTGCAGGGAGAAAATATAGTCTTCAATATTAAAGAAATGGCCATTTTAAGGTACTGGAGTGAATTAACGGTAAGTTATAATCAGATAGAAGAGATGAAACTCAATCGCTATTTAGAAAACCAAAAAAACCATTTAGGTGGTAATTAA
- a CDS encoding metallophosphoesterase family protein, whose translation MNMLVFSDLHAQKESLQDIKSLLKEVDFSIFCGDLLGYGTDINECMDFILKKIDLVVLGNHDRMCISGENLDNQHPAVQESILYTRERLSPSQIQLLSSLKKEIIHQDLYITHSLGDDYLRSRDDFLRLIHHAPRDSKYIFLGHTHEQLIFKWKDKTVINPGSLTKGRRGHPRGYALLEEEHIEFIQLEDII comes from the coding sequence ATGAATATGCTGGTATTTTCTGATTTGCATGCCCAAAAAGAAAGCCTGCAGGATATAAAATCACTACTTAAAGAGGTGGATTTTAGTATCTTTTGTGGAGACCTCCTGGGCTATGGGACGGATATCAACGAGTGCATGGATTTTATATTAAAAAAAATTGACCTGGTGGTGCTGGGTAACCATGACCGGATGTGCATCAGTGGGGAAAACCTGGATAATCAACATCCCGCGGTCCAGGAATCCATTCTTTATACCCGGGAGAGATTATCCCCCAGTCAAATCCAGTTGCTATCTTCATTAAAAAAAGAAATAATTCATCAGGACTTATACATCACCCATTCTCTGGGGGATGATTATCTCCGTTCCAGAGATGATTTTCTGCGCCTTATTCATCACGCACCCCGGGATAGCAAGTATATATTCTTGGGCCATACTCATGAACAACTAATCTTTAAATGGAAGGATAAAACGGTTATTAACCCTGGATCCCTGACTAAGGGTAGAAGGGGCCATCCCCGGGGATACGCCTTATTAGAAGAGGAGCACATTGAATTCATTCAACTGGAGGATATCATATGA
- a CDS encoding flippase, with translation MNKIQQILKNTAWLFLAQLVGYLLAFFYTIYSAQYLGAEGFGILSFALAFVAIFGVLADLGVSTLAVREVARKKSISRKYLSNLLVLKIILSLLTLLLIALAINLMGYPSATINAVYWAALFIVFTSLSQIFYSIFQAYERMEFQSVGIILNSAVLFGGVFYAIQMSFDAAGFVSIYALASGVVLLFNIIICTWKFFPPRLEIDLKFFQSVIKEAWPFAASGIFVTIYFWIDSVLISLIQGNEAVGYYNVAYRLLMVFLVIPTMVNIAVFPVMSQYYVSSRDSLKLAYEKYLRYMLILGVPLGVGVTLLAQDFILLFFGPAFSDSVIALQILVWASVLIFISSSVARLLESSNKQLIITKITALSALSNIVLNLALIPFYSYVGASIATVLTEFMGMTLGFMVITRMGYVPSHQELTTVLKIFLAGGGMALFMIFFPLDNIWLLSLGGLMVYGGGLYALRAYDEVDIHILKRVMGKPTELD, from the coding sequence ATGAATAAGATTCAACAAATCCTTAAAAACACGGCCTGGTTATTTTTAGCTCAACTGGTAGGCTATCTTCTGGCCTTTTTTTATACTATTTATTCTGCCCAGTATTTAGGGGCAGAAGGTTTTGGTATTTTATCCTTTGCCCTGGCATTTGTGGCTATTTTTGGGGTGCTGGCTGATTTAGGAGTAAGTACCCTGGCAGTAAGGGAGGTAGCCCGAAAAAAATCAATATCCCGAAAGTATCTAAGTAACCTCCTGGTTTTAAAGATAATACTCTCCCTTTTAACCCTGCTTCTAATTGCGCTGGCAATCAATTTGATGGGGTATCCTTCTGCAACCATTAATGCTGTTTACTGGGCTGCGTTATTTATTGTTTTTACTTCGCTTTCCCAGATATTCTATTCCATCTTCCAGGCCTATGAGAGAATGGAGTTCCAGTCAGTGGGCATCATCCTCAACAGCGCGGTACTATTTGGAGGGGTGTTCTATGCCATCCAAATGAGTTTTGATGCAGCTGGATTTGTATCCATCTATGCCCTGGCCAGTGGGGTGGTACTGCTATTTAATATCATCATCTGTACCTGGAAATTCTTCCCACCCCGCCTGGAAATTGATTTAAAATTCTTCCAATCGGTGATTAAGGAAGCATGGCCCTTTGCCGCTTCAGGAATATTTGTAACCATTTACTTCTGGATTGATTCAGTTTTAATATCTCTTATACAGGGAAACGAAGCAGTAGGTTACTATAATGTGGCTTACCGTTTATTAATGGTTTTTCTGGTGATACCCACCATGGTGAATATTGCGGTTTTCCCGGTGATGTCCCAGTATTATGTATCCAGCCGGGATTCCCTGAAACTGGCCTATGAAAAATATTTAAGGTACATGCTTATCCTGGGAGTGCCCCTGGGGGTGGGGGTCACCCTGCTGGCCCAGGACTTCATCCTCTTATTTTTTGGCCCGGCCTTTTCAGACTCGGTAATTGCCCTGCAAATCCTGGTATGGGCCTCGGTTTTAATTTTCATCAGTAGTTCTGTGGCCCGACTTTTAGAATCATCCAACAAACAGCTGATAATAACCAAAATAACGGCCCTAAGTGCTCTTTCAAATATTGTACTAAACCTGGCACTCATACCATTTTATAGTTATGTGGGGGCCAGTATTGCCACGGTTTTAACTGAATTTATGGGTATGACTCTGGGTTTTATGGTAATCACCCGCATGGGATATGTACCCTCCCACCAGGAACTCACCACCGTACTTAAAATTTTCTTGGCTGGTGGGGGCATGGCTCTTTTTATGATATTCTTCCCCCTGGATAATATCTGGCTATTATCTCTGGGAGGATTAATGGTTTATGGTGGGGGATTATATGCTTTACGGGCCTATGATGAGGTGGATATACATATCCTGAAAAGGGTGATGGGTAAACCCACAGAACTTGATTAA
- a CDS encoding CPBP family glutamic-type intramembrane protease — protein MKPYAFNKSSSSFIQDVDYYKTGVKYFSRRDEGDMACQMLLGLGDSYLHKKNFKKAWNSYNVACKIYQDEHNLRGELQAREHMGHLHEQRQDWALALENYTRAWHLLKNLNDPQKERELSQKIGDIYKKEGSYDDSLRYYKESLTAVVDAPTRSKYDELKNKVAHLHPSKFQGFFLVFLIIIIFLAEILTTYGDMRLGLVTHFMILIGLIVGAGLTNSRSYSNLLRCLIVLPLIRIIGLSMPIMQIDPLYWFPIVALPLLVAAFILMRSQGLTRESVGIMIDNIYIQLLIPFTGIIFGITEYFILQPEPLLGSLNIVDLFVGSVVIIIATGFAEELLYRGLIQKNAENVMGKYYALLFASLLFTALHMGWTSNLDLIFVFLVALFYGYIFQKTRSIIGISLSHGISNILLFLVLPLLL, from the coding sequence GTGAAACCTTATGCTTTTAATAAATCTTCTTCCAGCTTTATTCAGGATGTGGATTATTATAAGACTGGGGTGAAATATTTCAGCCGGCGGGATGAGGGGGATATGGCCTGCCAGATGCTTTTAGGTTTAGGGGATAGTTACCTCCATAAAAAAAATTTTAAAAAAGCCTGGAATAGTTATAATGTAGCCTGTAAAATCTACCAGGATGAGCATAATTTAAGGGGTGAATTACAAGCCCGAGAGCACATGGGTCATCTTCATGAACAGCGTCAGGACTGGGCTTTAGCCCTGGAAAATTATACCCGGGCTTGGCATTTATTGAAGAATTTAAATGATCCCCAGAAAGAAAGGGAGCTATCCCAGAAAATAGGGGATATTTACAAAAAAGAGGGCTCCTATGATGATTCTCTCCGTTATTATAAAGAATCATTAACTGCGGTGGTTGATGCTCCAACCCGGAGTAAATATGATGAATTGAAAAATAAAGTAGCCCATCTGCACCCTTCTAAATTTCAGGGATTTTTTCTGGTTTTTTTGATTATAATCATCTTTTTGGCTGAGATTTTAACTACTTATGGAGATATGCGGCTGGGTCTGGTCACCCACTTTATGATTTTAATTGGTTTGATTGTAGGAGCAGGTCTTACTAATTCCCGGAGCTATTCTAATCTTTTAAGATGCCTGATAGTGTTACCCTTAATCAGGATAATCGGGCTTTCCATGCCTATCATGCAGATAGATCCCCTTTACTGGTTTCCCATCGTAGCCCTGCCTCTTTTAGTTGCTGCTTTTATATTGATGCGCAGTCAGGGCCTAACCAGAGAGAGTGTGGGCATCATGATAGATAATATCTATATCCAGCTTTTAATTCCCTTCACCGGAATAATATTTGGGATAACCGAATACTTCATCCTACAACCAGAACCCCTCCTGGGTAGTTTGAATATAGTGGATCTTTTTGTGGGCAGTGTGGTGATTATTATTGCCACCGGCTTTGCTGAGGAATTACTATACCGGGGACTCATCCAGAAAAATGCAGAAAATGTAATGGGTAAATATTATGCTCTCCTTTTTGCCTCCTTACTTTTCACCGCCCTGCACATGGGATGGACTTCCAACCTGGATTTGATATTCGTTTTCCTGGTGGCCTTATTCTATGGTTACATCTTCCAGAAAACCAGGAGTATTATTGGTATTAGTCTCTCCCATGGAATATCCAATATCTTACTCTTTCTGGTACTGCCCCTCCTACTTTGA
- a CDS encoding magnesium transporter, with the protein MEKEIKSSIQDVISTRVPVSYEKVKIGDIQDYLEEKAPEFNIMDYVYILDDEGILKGVISIKQILSSAHSLKAKEVMHPHPITISPEEEVENVVYLSLSHSLKSLPVTGPDKKFVGVVAHHDILKFFNQEVESDIFKFGGIFHKVGEEYTTISSSAQHMIRSRLPWLIIGVMGGIMAASVISLFEDLLSSFIALASFIPVMVYMSDAAGTQSEALIIRSLALDPNLSFKTYLIREIKVGLVLALVSGGLAGIMALITRQNIILGLIIFLSMFLSIMASVIIATWAPLLFKKINFDPAVATGPLATIISDLVTLSIYLGVALLLLSSTTI; encoded by the coding sequence ATGGAAAAGGAAATCAAATCATCCATTCAGGATGTAATCAGTACCAGAGTACCGGTATCTTATGAAAAAGTTAAAATAGGTGATATTCAGGACTACCTGGAAGAAAAAGCTCCTGAATTTAATATTATGGATTATGTGTACATTTTAGATGATGAAGGTATCCTAAAAGGTGTTATATCCATTAAACAGATTTTAAGTTCAGCCCACTCTCTAAAAGCAAAAGAGGTGATGCACCCCCATCCCATAACCATCAGCCCGGAGGAAGAAGTAGAAAATGTGGTTTATCTTTCCTTGTCCCATTCTCTAAAATCTCTGCCTGTTACCGGGCCGGATAAAAAATTTGTGGGCGTAGTAGCCCACCACGACATTCTTAAATTTTTTAATCAGGAAGTAGAAAGTGACATATTCAAATTTGGAGGTATATTCCATAAAGTAGGGGAAGAATACACCACCATATCATCTTCTGCCCAACATATGATCCGTTCCCGTTTACCCTGGCTTATAATTGGAGTTATGGGAGGTATAATGGCCGCATCAGTTATATCTCTTTTTGAAGACTTGTTGAGTAGTTTTATTGCCCTGGCCTCCTTCATACCGGTGATGGTATATATGAGTGATGCCGCCGGTACCCAGTCCGAGGCTCTTATAATCAGAAGCCTGGCTCTGGATCCAAATTTAAGTTTCAAAACCTATTTAATTAGGGAAATTAAGGTGGGTCTAGTTTTAGCCTTAGTTTCAGGTGGCCTGGCGGGTATAATGGCCCTTATAACCCGGCAGAATATTATTCTGGGATTAATAATATTTTTATCCATGTTTTTGAGTATTATGGCCTCAGTAATTATTGCCACCTGGGCTCCCCTCCTATTTAAAAAGATTAATTTTGACCCGGCGGTAGCCACCGGACCATTGGCCACCATTATAAGCGACCTGGTAACCCTCTCCATATATCTGGGAGTGGCACTATTACTTTTAAGTTCAACTACCATTTAA
- a CDS encoding phytoene desaturase family protein, translating to MEIIIVGAGFGGMSAGALLSRDGHEVTILEKNEQPGGRGSYFEDKGYYFDMGPSWYLMSELYDNFFQEFDKKAEDFFNLEKLDPSYRIFLDKKRVWDISANLEENYQLFDGFEENGGEKLKKYLQSSKELYEFSLEEMLYRDYNSILDLLNGKLLFKGYKLRLWENLQHFIDRQFESEEARKILQYAIGFLGGSPENAPSFYHLVSHSDLNLGVWYPQGGMRKVTQGIYELALSQGVNFHFQEEVELLEVHEDRVKRVISNEGFYEADVVVVNADYAHSELDLLKPPYQSYDEKYWESRTISPSALVAYLGIDSRVENLAHHNLFLNKDWDSGFEAVFNPDKKAWSEDSSYYVNVPSLTDDSAAPEGGETIYILAPLAPGLEDSDTLREKFLNQILDDLEEKIDFNIQDKVVVKKIFALNDFKTRYNAYKGTAFGLSHTMDQTALWRPAHKSKKVENLYYTGQYNHPGIGVPMTLVSSQILSQEIR from the coding sequence TTGGAGATAATAATTGTAGGAGCAGGTTTTGGTGGTATGTCTGCCGGGGCTTTACTATCCCGGGATGGACATGAGGTAACTATTTTAGAAAAGAATGAACAACCAGGAGGTCGGGGTAGTTACTTTGAGGATAAAGGTTATTATTTTGATATGGGTCCTTCCTGGTATCTCATGAGTGAATTATATGATAATTTTTTTCAGGAATTTGATAAAAAAGCTGAAGATTTTTTTAACCTGGAAAAACTGGATCCTTCCTACCGGATTTTTTTAGATAAAAAAAGGGTCTGGGATATTTCTGCTAATTTAGAAGAAAATTACCAGTTATTTGATGGTTTTGAAGAAAATGGTGGGGAGAAACTTAAAAAATATCTGCAGTCCTCTAAAGAACTCTATGAGTTCTCCCTGGAGGAGATGCTCTACCGGGATTATAATTCCATCCTGGATCTTTTAAATGGTAAATTACTATTTAAGGGGTATAAGCTGCGGCTCTGGGAGAACCTGCAGCACTTCATAGACCGGCAATTTGAAAGTGAGGAGGCCCGGAAGATACTCCAGTATGCTATTGGTTTTTTAGGAGGTTCTCCTGAAAATGCACCTTCATTTTACCACCTGGTATCCCATTCTGATTTAAACCTGGGGGTATGGTATCCCCAGGGAGGAATGAGGAAAGTAACCCAGGGAATTTATGAGCTGGCCTTATCCCAGGGAGTTAATTTCCACTTCCAGGAAGAAGTGGAGTTATTGGAGGTGCATGAAGATAGGGTTAAACGGGTTATAAGTAATGAGGGATTCTATGAAGCGGATGTGGTGGTGGTTAATGCGGATTATGCCCACAGTGAACTGGATTTACTAAAGCCCCCCTACCAGAGCTATGATGAAAAATACTGGGAGAGCCGTACCATATCTCCCTCGGCCCTGGTGGCCTATCTAGGTATAGATTCCCGTGTGGAGAACCTGGCCCACCATAACCTGTTTTTAAATAAGGACTGGGATAGTGGATTTGAAGCAGTATTCAATCCAGATAAGAAGGCCTGGAGTGAGGATTCCTCTTATTATGTTAATGTACCTTCTTTAACTGATGATTCTGCTGCCCCAGAAGGGGGAGAAACCATTTATATCCTGGCTCCCCTGGCTCCGGGTTTAGAAGATAGTGACACTTTAAGGGAGAAGTTCTTAAATCAGATTTTAGATGATCTGGAAGAGAAGATTGATTTTAATATCCAGGACAAGGTGGTAGTTAAGAAGATATTTGCCCTTAATGATTTTAAAACAAGATACAATGCTTATAAGGGCACTGCTTTTGGTTTAAGCCATACCATGGATCAAACTGCCCTGTGGAGGCCCGCCCATAAAAGTAAGAAGGTGGAAAATCTTTATTATACAGGACAATATAACCATCCCGGGATAGGGGTGCCCATGACCCTGGTTTCTTCCCAGATTCTATCCCAGGAAATCAGGTGA
- a CDS encoding SagB/ThcOx family dehydrogenase produces the protein MNDKEKIIQYRNFLKDSIRKEIDFSQTDQSLQVEVPPIEKPYDLGKKRIELIYADWDEEYDIKLSEAMKNRISRRNFKGNSLSLKELSFLLWATQGLRRLAGAYAFRVVPSAGCRHALETYLAVFNVEGLEEGVYRYLPLTHELLLEFKTPNLKEKMVKAAFNQDFAGSSAVTFIWSTIPYRMEWRYGLDSHKVIALDAGHAGQNMYLAVEAIGCGTCAIGAYDQEYLDELLKLDGVNEFAIYLFPVGKVDK, from the coding sequence ATGAATGATAAAGAAAAAATAATACAATACCGTAATTTTTTAAAAGATTCCATACGAAAGGAGATTGATTTTTCCCAGACAGATCAGAGCCTGCAGGTGGAGGTACCACCTATAGAAAAACCCTATGATCTGGGTAAAAAAAGGATAGAGTTAATTTATGCGGATTGGGATGAGGAATATGATATTAAACTCTCTGAAGCCATGAAAAACCGGATTAGTCGGCGTAATTTTAAGGGGAATAGTTTATCTTTAAAGGAGTTGTCTTTTCTCTTATGGGCTACCCAGGGTTTACGGCGTTTAGCCGGGGCCTATGCCTTTCGGGTGGTGCCTTCTGCAGGTTGCCGTCATGCCCTGGAGACTTACCTGGCAGTTTTTAATGTGGAGGGATTAGAAGAAGGAGTTTATCGCTATTTACCTTTGACCCATGAGTTATTACTGGAATTTAAAACCCCTAACTTAAAAGAAAAGATGGTTAAGGCTGCTTTTAATCAGGATTTTGCCGGTTCCTCGGCAGTGACTTTTATCTGGAGTACCATTCCCTACCGGATGGAATGGCGTTATGGTCTGGACTCCCACAAGGTAATTGCCCTGGATGCGGGGCATGCCGGGCAGAACATGTACCTGGCGGTGGAGGCCATAGGATGTGGAACCTGTGCTATTGGGGCCTATGATCAGGAATATTTAGATGAGCTACTTAAACTGGATGGGGTTAATGAGTTTGCTATTTATTTATTCCCGGTGGGGAAGGTGGATAAATAA
- a CDS encoding EamA family transporter, whose translation MDYYLFALLAAFFMGLAPIFGKTGLQNISPPVALTIRSFIISGIMMGYLAWSNDFNVIKDLKISSWGFIALEGICAALLGQLFYYQALKSGEASMVVPLIASFPLFTFILASIFLGDKITLAKVGGLLLIVSGVVLIRM comes from the coding sequence ATGGATTACTATTTATTCGCCCTCCTGGCTGCCTTTTTCATGGGTCTGGCCCCTATATTTGGAAAAACAGGACTGCAGAATATCAGCCCCCCGGTGGCTTTAACCATACGTAGCTTCATTATCAGTGGTATAATGATGGGTTACCTGGCCTGGAGCAATGATTTTAATGTTATAAAGGACTTAAAAATAAGTAGCTGGGGATTTATTGCATTAGAAGGAATATGTGCCGCCCTATTAGGCCAATTATTTTATTACCAGGCCCTAAAATCAGGGGAGGCCTCTATGGTGGTTCCCCTTATTGCTTCTTTTCCTCTTTTTACCTTCATATTAGCCTCCATCTTCTTAGGGGATAAAATAACCCTGGCTAAAGTGGGGGGTCTGCTGCTTATTGTCTCGGGTGTGGTTTTAATCCGGATGTAA
- a CDS encoding NAD(P)/FAD-dependent oxidoreductase: protein MEDFPEKGAKLQADGTYAIIPHVPGGLITPKELSQLSQVALKYKAWLKITSQQRIALIGIKKEDIDKVWGNLDMKVGGLNGPCVKAARFCPGKKYCKKGERDTLKIGLDINEKFLGIPTPNKVKIGISGCINSCADSALRDIGLIGSRNGWKIMVGGSGGKKPRIGSLLIKDLNDQEALSLVGQVIDYYKSQDTPRRLGLLIEKEGWYSFIKTFK from the coding sequence ATGGAGGATTTTCCCGAAAAAGGAGCTAAATTACAGGCGGATGGTACCTATGCCATTATACCCCACGTACCTGGAGGCTTAATTACCCCGAAAGAATTATCTCAACTATCCCAGGTAGCACTTAAATATAAGGCCTGGCTGAAAATAACCTCCCAGCAACGTATAGCCTTAATTGGAATAAAAAAAGAGGATATTGATAAGGTTTGGGGTAATCTGGATATGAAAGTAGGGGGATTAAATGGGCCATGTGTTAAGGCCGCCAGGTTCTGCCCCGGCAAAAAATATTGTAAGAAGGGAGAACGTGACACCCTAAAAATAGGGTTGGATATAAATGAAAAGTTCTTAGGAATACCCACCCCTAATAAGGTAAAAATTGGTATATCGGGATGCATTAATTCCTGTGCAGATTCCGCCCTAAGAGATATAGGACTTATTGGAAGTAGAAATGGATGGAAGATCATGGTCGGGGGAAGTGGAGGTAAAAAACCCAGAATAGGTAGTCTTTTGATTAAGGATTTAAATGACCAGGAGGCTTTATCTTTAGTCGGGCAGGTAATTGATTATTATAAATCCCAGGACACCCCCAGGAGATTAGGATTATTAATTGAAAAAGAGGGATGGTATAGTTTTATTAAAACATTCAAATGA
- a CDS encoding alpha/beta hydrolase, which translates to MKNYSYQDTWQKIIKYLPEHNRISKKSSPQELFMDWKGNHIHLDYYLKKDAPAKIILLHGVGGNGRLLSFIGVPLFQHGFEIIAPDLPGYGYSQVDKESINFNDWIDLVNHIILEEKRKDNRPVFLFGLSAGGMLAYHAASKNKMVEGLIATNLLDQRMQEVRDFSAGNKIISRIGTPLISLISRLNGNLTLPMKTLANMKAIVNEKNVRKILIDDDTSAGSRVPLRLVSSMINAQPAIEPEEFNICPVLLVHPEDDKWTPVNISRLFFDKINTKKELKILENAGHFPLEYPGIEQLEQYVVDFIKKNL; encoded by the coding sequence ATGAAAAACTATTCCTATCAGGATACCTGGCAAAAAATTATAAAATATTTACCAGAACACAACCGAATTTCCAAAAAAAGCAGTCCCCAAGAGCTATTTATGGATTGGAAAGGCAATCATATACATTTGGATTACTATCTTAAAAAGGATGCTCCTGCTAAAATCATACTCCTTCATGGAGTAGGAGGCAATGGGAGGCTACTTTCTTTTATAGGTGTACCACTTTTTCAGCATGGTTTTGAGATTATAGCTCCTGATTTACCGGGTTATGGATATTCACAGGTAGATAAAGAATCTATTAATTTTAATGATTGGATAGATCTGGTTAATCACATCATCCTGGAGGAAAAAAGAAAAGATAATAGGCCGGTATTTCTTTTTGGTCTTAGTGCAGGAGGTATGTTAGCTTATCATGCGGCTTCTAAAAATAAAATGGTGGAAGGATTAATTGCCACCAACCTACTTGATCAGCGGATGCAAGAGGTGAGAGATTTTTCTGCAGGAAACAAAATTATCAGCCGTATTGGAACCCCCCTAATCTCTTTAATTTCCAGGTTAAATGGGAATCTAACTTTGCCCATGAAAACTCTGGCCAATATGAAGGCCATTGTTAATGAAAAAAATGTCAGGAAAATCTTAATAGATGATGATACCTCTGCTGGCTCCAGAGTTCCCCTGCGACTGGTGAGCTCCATGATAAATGCACAGCCCGCTATTGAACCAGAAGAATTCAATATATGCCCTGTTCTGTTAGTACATCCTGAGGATGATAAATGGACCCCTGTAAATATCAGCCGACTATTTTTTGATAAAATTAACACTAAAAAGGAATTAAAAATTCTGGAAAATGCAGGACATTTTCCTCTGGAATATCCTGGGATCGAGCAGCTGGAACAATATGTGGTTGATTTTATAAAAAAAAATCTTTAA